In the Victivallis sp. Marseille-Q1083 genome, one interval contains:
- a CDS encoding type II secretion system protein yields MIAIIAILASMLLPALGKAKQAAQIIKCTNNIKQLSLANILYTTDYNDTLPIRKTSWLDDWDSMWSDRFWMGELVENYGIGYGSLQCPSHTTVMEVEESDVYKAQIGYVNHWEWGADKGQVNYALNGRGLINSVPVWGFQGVQGKLSKVESPAQTVLMFESIIAEGSDGVSNYSNECLTKYGTNGNWLRDHGGQASLFSGVDGHVLKAKPGAGSINMYLIPQTNLWEDNGWLYGPFFYVP; encoded by the coding sequence GTGATCGCTATTATCGCCATCCTGGCCAGCATGTTGCTGCCGGCGCTCGGCAAAGCCAAGCAGGCGGCGCAGATCATCAAATGCACTAACAATATAAAGCAGTTGTCGCTCGCCAATATTCTTTATACGACGGATTACAATGATACCCTGCCGATCCGTAAAACTTCCTGGCTGGACGACTGGGATAGTATGTGGTCCGACCGTTTCTGGATGGGGGAACTGGTGGAAAATTACGGCATTGGCTATGGTTCATTGCAGTGTCCGAGCCATACGACGGTGATGGAGGTCGAAGAATCCGACGTTTATAAAGCCCAGATCGGTTACGTCAACCATTGGGAGTGGGGCGCCGACAAGGGGCAGGTTAATTATGCTCTGAATGGACGTGGTTTGATCAACTCCGTACCGGTATGGGGATTTCAGGGCGTTCAGGGGAAACTGTCCAAAGTGGAATCTCCGGCCCAAACAGTGTTGATGTTTGAAAGCATCATCGCCGAAGGCAGTGACGGTGTGTCCAACTATTCCAACGAATGTCTTACCAAATACGGCACCAACGGCAACTGGCTTCGCGACCACGGCGGCCAGGCCAGTCTGTTCTCCGGGGTTGACGGCCATGTCCTGAAAGCCAAACCCGGCGCCGGTTCGATCAATATGTATCTGATTCCACAGACCAATCTGTGGGAAGACAATGGCTGGCTTTACGGTCCGTTTTTCTATGTGCCGTAA
- a CDS encoding LacI family DNA-binding transcriptional regulator, translating into MNHNRPVINISTIAQELKTTASTVSRALNGQSGVSRKRAEEIIAYAAQRGYRPSPYTGKRSNCLAMLFDDNPESSSDTHFQSRLIYAAERYASKLGKFLFISSIDSRHNRLPDLLREHRIDGVLLASFPPVSLVEMIRRYELPMVALEDLTLRLSCDCAITNPQAGSAELIRRLVAAGHRRFAFVITNRHFPSVDRRFQVMEYGLQAVGLLPPPAYILNDTPSSINGGIEAVKRLLALPERPDAIIFTNDLLAIGGMTELNRAGVAVPREISVAAFDNSEFCEMTTPPLTSVELHTEALVHAAVDRLLDLADSDHVPDRYAQIEIKSALVWRQSCRG; encoded by the coding sequence ATGAATCACAATCGCCCGGTTATCAATATCAGCACCATCGCGCAGGAGTTGAAAACGACTGCCAGCACCGTATCGCGCGCCTTGAACGGCCAATCCGGCGTCAGCCGGAAGCGGGCGGAGGAAATCATCGCTTACGCCGCTCAGCGCGGTTATCGCCCCTCGCCTTATACCGGCAAACGGTCGAACTGCCTGGCGATGCTGTTCGACGACAATCCGGAATCGTCGTCGGACACCCATTTCCAGAGCCGCTTGATCTATGCGGCGGAACGCTACGCCTCCAAACTCGGCAAATTCCTTTTCATCAGTTCGATCGACTCCCGGCACAACCGACTGCCGGATTTGCTGCGCGAACACCGGATCGACGGAGTGCTGCTTGCCTCCTTCCCGCCGGTTTCGCTGGTGGAGATGATCCGCCGCTATGAACTGCCGATGGTGGCGCTGGAGGATTTGACCTTGCGGCTGTCCTGCGACTGCGCGATCACCAACCCGCAGGCCGGCTCGGCGGAACTGATCCGCCGGCTGGTCGCCGCCGGCCACCGCCGCTTCGCCTTTGTCATCACCAACCGGCATTTCCCGTCGGTCGACCGCCGTTTTCAAGTGATGGAATACGGCCTGCAGGCGGTCGGCCTGCTGCCGCCGCCGGCCTATATCCTCAATGATACGCCATCCTCGATCAACGGCGGCATCGAAGCGGTTAAACGGCTGCTCGCCCTGCCGGAGCGCCCGGACGCGATCATCTTCACCAACGACCTGCTCGCCATCGGCGGCATGACCGAATTGAACCGGGCCGGCGTCGCCGTGCCGCGGGAAATCAGCGTCGCCGCGTTCGACAATTCGGAATTCTGCGAGATGACCACCCCGCCGCTGACCAGCGTCGAACTGCACACCGAGGCGCTGGTCCACGCCGCCGTCGACCGGCTGCTGGATCTGGCCGATTCCGACCATGTTCCGGACCGCTACGCGCAAATCGAAATCAAATCGGCCCTGGTCTGGCGGCAGAGCTGCCGGGGCTGA
- a CDS encoding beta-galactosidase: MWKAMIVSGALLTAAWQEAAGKEAAAIADTPYFSTELSSDMQPSQFYFPLGMLGDRNFDQLPAIGFNLTENAHCCYDFIEGRDCPGAGSSEAENGLFFYNIWAAHSLWHHGNKPGEPFRKAQRPDGSFYGGPWINYFHQPTRQRVLECAAASVEHVLRGNAKIWKWGIDNEYEAQLDYSPEARAAFLAYLADAYQQDIANLNRCWQSNYADFSEVELPRPEERLEKPAAWLDFRQFHEEAFTDFLVEYFQAIRNADPLKRDVISKSTQCSLEMTYVARNRINNQAMLAEKTRRLSNGWYGIDMYGHNDRDIYEVNYLFNAMRPTDAQKASGAPEAKIFTAECNNHAGPGRQFAETFWRYAANGGKGFNFFVMGSFQAENDYSTFSFIDASDGQPRDRLFYAARLATMIHRTEPFWSECLPVQSAAGKAAILMPQRDVQLSADTNRSWWDYGVNSRLTVFSRLRDLGYFVDILPYTKLDPAYLKRYQALLLVSADHLTRAECQAIEQYVADGGVLLADTQAGYFDERHRIQHGLDRVLGIDLQGVYQGIHFSPDDVWYANENGFVLRSDGRINATLDGAELVNAVDVKRNAKSAWLTRHDYGKGQAYWFSTKLGALRAESTPDRAVSDFLGDILAAAGVRPAYQLEGASAEQLRLEAPLADSQGNLMLIAASNSTEPVQPCRLTLALPETPFASVWLAPADNNWLLPVAYTRRPDGRLTLELPEIQSAAAIYLFSSAAPFLGIRTENSGSAAKNDPNTPRLAPGQPATVTVQIVNPVATAWPGGRLTLAAAPGWRVEPQQREIRQLAAGEQTSVSFTVTPPADLTGRPPLKIDPLLAQLAGRDGNVIATVNQTAMLQFDPVRYASLLSDNKPAGALSAHYLATGATYSVECSGGWTDGRSFRDPRDGGKPNVPGRGLLSGVRNDWNVINDILFEGVPEATVQFDLQRDYLLTELKIGRGSSDGLAAVEISFSRDGQTFADAMTLDGSKLGTKPQAVSLADIDARFVKLKLTFPGQTGTLGAVEIYGKAKSADK, from the coding sequence ATGTGGAAAGCGATGATCGTTTCAGGAGCGTTGTTGACGGCCGCCTGGCAGGAAGCGGCGGGCAAAGAAGCCGCCGCGATTGCCGATACGCCGTATTTTTCGACCGAATTGAGCAGCGACATGCAGCCGAGCCAGTTCTATTTCCCGCTCGGCATGCTCGGCGACCGCAACTTCGACCAGTTGCCGGCAATCGGCTTCAACCTGACCGAAAACGCCCATTGCTGTTATGATTTCATCGAAGGACGCGACTGTCCCGGCGCCGGAAGTTCGGAGGCTGAAAACGGTCTGTTCTTCTACAACATCTGGGCGGCGCATTCGCTGTGGCATCACGGCAACAAACCGGGGGAGCCATTTCGGAAAGCCCAGCGGCCGGACGGCAGTTTCTACGGCGGACCGTGGATCAACTATTTCCACCAGCCGACCCGGCAGCGGGTGCTGGAATGCGCCGCCGCCAGCGTCGAACATGTCCTGCGCGGCAATGCGAAAATCTGGAAATGGGGCATCGACAACGAATACGAAGCGCAACTGGATTATTCGCCGGAAGCGCGCGCCGCCTTCCTCGCTTACCTGGCCGACGCCTACCAGCAGGATATCGCCAATTTGAACCGGTGCTGGCAGAGCAATTACGCCGACTTCTCCGAAGTGGAACTGCCGCGGCCGGAAGAGCGGCTGGAAAAGCCGGCAGCCTGGCTGGATTTCCGGCAGTTCCACGAGGAGGCGTTCACCGACTTCCTGGTCGAATATTTCCAGGCGATCCGGAATGCCGATCCGTTGAAACGCGATGTCATCAGCAAATCGACCCAATGTTCGCTGGAGATGACCTACGTAGCGCGCAACCGGATCAACAACCAGGCGATGCTGGCCGAGAAAACCCGCCGGTTGAGCAATGGCTGGTACGGCATCGACATGTACGGCCACAACGACCGGGACATCTATGAAGTCAATTACCTTTTCAACGCGATGCGGCCGACCGATGCGCAGAAAGCTTCCGGCGCCCCGGAAGCGAAAATTTTCACCGCCGAATGCAACAACCACGCCGGGCCGGGCAGGCAGTTCGCCGAAACGTTCTGGCGCTATGCCGCCAACGGCGGCAAAGGCTTCAACTTTTTCGTCATGGGCAGCTTCCAGGCGGAGAACGACTATTCGACCTTCTCGTTCATCGACGCATCCGACGGCCAGCCGCGCGACCGGCTCTTCTACGCGGCGCGGCTGGCGACGATGATCCACCGGACCGAACCGTTCTGGTCGGAATGCCTGCCGGTGCAATCCGCCGCCGGCAAAGCCGCCATCCTGATGCCGCAGCGCGACGTGCAGTTGTCGGCCGACACCAACCGCTCCTGGTGGGATTACGGCGTCAACAGCCGCCTGACGGTTTTCAGCCGGCTGCGCGACCTCGGCTATTTCGTCGATATCCTGCCCTACACCAAACTGGATCCCGCCTATCTGAAGCGTTATCAGGCGCTGCTGCTGGTCTCCGCCGACCATCTGACCCGAGCGGAATGCCAAGCGATCGAACAGTACGTCGCCGACGGCGGCGTGCTGCTGGCCGACACCCAGGCCGGTTATTTCGACGAGCGGCACCGGATTCAACACGGCCTGGACCGGGTGCTGGGCATCGATCTGCAGGGCGTTTACCAGGGCATTCACTTCTCGCCGGACGATGTCTGGTACGCCAATGAAAACGGTTTCGTCCTGCGCAGCGACGGCCGGATCAACGCGACGCTGGACGGCGCCGAACTGGTCAACGCCGTCGATGTCAAACGCAACGCCAAAAGCGCCTGGCTGACCCGCCACGATTACGGCAAAGGCCAAGCGTACTGGTTCAGCACCAAGCTCGGCGCCCTGCGCGCCGAGAGCACGCCGGACCGGGCGGTCAGCGATTTTCTCGGCGATATCCTCGCCGCCGCCGGCGTCCGGCCGGCTTATCAACTCGAAGGCGCTTCGGCGGAACAATTGCGCCTCGAAGCCCCCTTGGCCGATTCACAGGGCAACCTGATGCTGATCGCCGCTTCCAATTCCACCGAACCGGTACAGCCGTGCCGGTTGACGCTGGCGCTGCCGGAAACGCCGTTCGCCAGCGTCTGGCTGGCACCGGCCGACAACAACTGGCTGCTGCCGGTAGCCTATACCCGCCGGCCCGACGGCCGGCTGACACTGGAACTGCCGGAAATTCAGAGCGCCGCGGCAATTTATCTTTTCTCGTCGGCCGCGCCGTTCCTCGGCATCCGGACGGAAAACAGCGGCTCCGCCGCCAAGAACGACCCGAATACACCGCGGCTCGCGCCGGGCCAACCGGCCACCGTCACCGTGCAGATCGTCAATCCGGTCGCGACCGCCTGGCCGGGCGGCCGGCTGACGCTGGCGGCGGCGCCCGGCTGGCGCGTCGAGCCGCAGCAGCGCGAAATCAGGCAACTGGCGGCCGGGGAACAGACTTCGGTCAGTTTCACCGTGACGCCGCCGGCCGATCTGACCGGCCGCCCGCCGTTGAAGATCGACCCGCTGCTGGCCCAACTGGCCGGCCGCGACGGCAATGTCATCGCCACCGTCAACCAGACGGCCATGCTGCAATTCGATCCGGTCCGTTACGCCAGCCTGCTGTCCGACAACAAACCGGCCGGCGCCCTGTCCGCCCACTATCTGGCGACCGGAGCGACTTATTCGGTCGAATGCAGCGGCGGTTGGACCGATGGACGCAGTTTCCGCGATCCGCGCGACGGCGGCAAGCCCAATGTACCGGGACGCGGTTTGCTCAGCGGCGTCCGGAACGACTGGAACGTCATCAACGATATTCTGTTTGAAGGCGTCCCGGAAGCGACCGTGCAGTTCGACCTGCAGCGCGATTATCTGTTGACCGAACTGAAAATCGGCCGGGGCAGCTCGGACGGACTGGCCGCCGTCGAAATTTCATTCAGCCGGGACGGCCAAACCTTCGCCGACGCGATGACGCTGGACGGTTCCAAGCTCGGCACGAAACCGCAGGCCGTTTCACTGGCCGATATCGACGCCCGGTTCGTCAAGCTCAAACTGACTTTTCCCGGTCAAACCGGCACCCTCGGCGCCGTCGAAATTTACGGAAAAGCCAAATCGGCGGACAAGTAA
- a CDS encoding WbuC family cupin fold metalloprotein, with amino-acid sequence MKVISGTLLNELSAGAAASDRRRTHYNLHETLEDEFHRLCIAAEPGTYIRPHRHFDCRRWELFIVLAGRVRLVTFDDAGVVEEVHEMTPGGECVAVEFGCETWHTFVAEEPGSVVMEIKRGPYHRPPAEDMAAWAPAEKEPGMEEVERWLHTAQPGDRFRQ; translated from the coding sequence ATGAAAGTCATTTCCGGAACATTGCTGAATGAATTGAGCGCCGGGGCGGCGGCCTCGGACCGCCGGCGCACCCATTACAACCTGCACGAGACGCTCGAAGACGAGTTTCACCGGCTGTGCATCGCCGCCGAGCCGGGAACGTATATCCGGCCGCACCGGCATTTCGATTGCCGCCGCTGGGAGCTTTTCATCGTGCTGGCCGGCCGGGTGCGGCTGGTGACTTTCGATGATGCTGGAGTGGTCGAGGAAGTCCACGAAATGACGCCGGGCGGTGAATGCGTGGCGGTGGAATTCGGTTGTGAGACCTGGCATACCTTTGTCGCCGAGGAACCCGGCAGCGTCGTCATGGAAATCAAGCGCGGCCCGTATCACCGGCCGCCGGCGGAAGATATGGCCGCCTGGGCGCCGGCGGAGAAAGAACCGGGCATGGAAGAAGTGGAGCGCTGGCTGCACACCGCGCAACCCGGCGACCGCTTCCGGCAATAA
- a CDS encoding FadR/GntR family transcriptional regulator, which translates to MPSRPLTLSERTAAGILSMLNGDKPFSPGDKLPNENELSRRLNVSRTTLREAIRMLISRQILEIRRGQGTFVTPRAAQEQPLTLDELSYARIDLQDLYEIRLMFEPQSAFYAAKRATPEELAAILRCGREEEALVLAGRDRTEAEQAFHQAIAAATHNEFVERLVPVLHRAIRHGVLLSAAREEMIRETVADHRMIMDFLEKRDPLGAETAMKLHIIHAMRGFGIDEP; encoded by the coding sequence ATGCCCTCACGCCCCCTTACGCTGTCGGAGCGCACCGCCGCCGGAATCCTGTCGATGCTGAACGGCGACAAACCGTTTTCGCCGGGCGACAAACTGCCGAACGAAAATGAACTCTCCCGACGGCTCAACGTCAGCCGCACCACGCTGCGCGAAGCGATCCGGATGCTGATTTCCCGGCAGATTCTGGAAATCCGCCGCGGCCAGGGCACCTTCGTCACCCCGCGCGCCGCCCAGGAACAGCCGTTGACGCTCGATGAATTATCCTACGCCCGGATCGATCTGCAGGACCTTTACGAAATCCGGCTGATGTTCGAACCGCAGTCGGCCTTTTACGCCGCCAAACGGGCGACACCGGAAGAACTCGCCGCCATCCTCCGCTGCGGCCGGGAGGAGGAAGCGCTGGTTCTGGCCGGCCGGGACCGGACCGAAGCCGAACAGGCGTTTCACCAGGCGATCGCCGCCGCCACCCACAACGAGTTCGTCGAACGGCTGGTGCCGGTTCTCCATCGGGCCATCCGCCACGGCGTCCTGCTCTCCGCCGCCCGGGAAGAGATGATCCGGGAAACCGTCGCCGACCATCGGATGATCATGGATTTCCTCGAAAAACGCGATCCGCTCGGCGCCGAAACGGCGATGAAGCTGCACATCATCCACGCGATGCGCGGCTTCGGCATCGACGAACCGTAA
- the ilvD gene encoding dihydroxy-acid dehydratase: MQSQTVTRGIDRAPQRALFHALGLTDEELARPLIGIVNSQSDVVPGHCHLDKITAAVKTGVTLAGGTALAFPAIAVCDGIAMGHAGMRYSLVSRELIADSTEAMAIAHGFDALVMVPNCDKNVPGLLMAAARLNLPAIFVSGGPMLAGRLDGETISYSRIAEAVGEYRAGKITLEKLREFELAACPGCGSCAGMFTANSMNCLTEVLGLALPGNGTIPAVHAARLRLAKQAGMKIVELLRHNLRPRDLLTPEAFHNAVTVDMALGCSTNSLLHLPAIAHEAGVDFAAIDINAISRRTPNLCRLAPAGEHYIEELDAAGGIAAVMKELSKHRLLNTDLPTCTGRSVAANLADAVNRNPNLIRSVERAFAPNGGLAVLYGNLAPDGSVVKRSAVAPEMMKHRGPARIFDGEEAALEAIHAGRIAAGDVIVIRYEGPKGGPGMREMLNATSAIVGRGLGGSVALLTDGRFSGATRGAAIGHISPEAALGGPIALVRDGDWIQIDLEACRLQLEIADEELTARRAAWRPRPANLRGYLARYAAMVTSASHGAVLKPVS; encoded by the coding sequence ATGCAAAGTCAAACCGTCACCCGGGGAATCGACCGGGCGCCGCAACGGGCGCTCTTTCACGCGTTGGGACTGACCGACGAGGAGCTGGCCCGGCCGTTGATCGGCATCGTCAATTCACAAAGCGACGTTGTGCCCGGTCACTGTCATCTGGATAAAATCACCGCCGCGGTCAAAACCGGCGTCACCCTGGCCGGCGGTACGGCGCTGGCATTTCCGGCCATCGCCGTCTGCGACGGCATCGCCATGGGCCACGCCGGCATGCGCTATTCCCTGGTCAGTCGCGAATTGATCGCCGACTCGACCGAAGCGATGGCGATCGCACACGGTTTCGACGCGCTGGTCATGGTGCCGAACTGCGACAAAAACGTTCCCGGTCTGCTGATGGCGGCGGCTCGGTTGAATTTACCGGCCATTTTCGTCAGCGGCGGACCGATGCTGGCCGGTCGTCTGGACGGCGAAACAATCAGTTACTCCCGCATTGCCGAAGCGGTCGGAGAATACCGCGCCGGCAAAATCACGCTGGAAAAGTTGCGGGAATTCGAACTGGCCGCCTGCCCCGGCTGCGGCTCCTGCGCCGGAATGTTCACCGCCAATTCAATGAACTGCCTGACCGAAGTGCTCGGCCTGGCGCTGCCGGGCAACGGCACCATCCCGGCGGTTCACGCCGCCCGGCTGCGGCTGGCCAAACAGGCCGGAATGAAGATCGTCGAGTTGCTGCGGCACAATCTCCGGCCGCGCGATTTGCTGACGCCGGAAGCGTTCCACAACGCCGTCACCGTCGATATGGCGCTCGGCTGCAGCACCAACAGCCTGCTGCACCTGCCGGCCATCGCCCATGAAGCCGGCGTCGATTTTGCCGCCATCGACATCAATGCGATCAGCCGCCGGACCCCGAATCTCTGCCGCCTGGCTCCGGCCGGAGAACATTACATCGAGGAGCTCGACGCCGCCGGCGGCATTGCGGCCGTGATGAAAGAACTCTCGAAACACCGGCTGCTGAACACCGACTTGCCCACCTGCACCGGCCGGAGCGTCGCCGCCAATCTGGCCGACGCCGTCAACCGGAATCCGAACCTGATCCGATCGGTCGAACGGGCTTTCGCGCCGAACGGCGGCCTGGCCGTCCTGTACGGCAATCTGGCGCCGGACGGCAGTGTCGTCAAACGTTCGGCGGTGGCGCCGGAAATGATGAAGCATCGCGGCCCGGCCCGGATTTTCGACGGCGAGGAAGCGGCGCTCGAAGCAATTCACGCCGGCCGGATCGCCGCCGGCGATGTCATCGTCATCCGATATGAAGGACCGAAGGGCGGACCGGGCATGCGGGAAATGCTCAATGCCACCTCGGCAATCGTCGGCCGCGGCCTGGGCGGCAGCGTCGCATTGCTGACCGACGGGCGTTTCTCCGGAGCGACCCGCGGCGCCGCCATCGGCCATATTTCCCCGGAAGCGGCGCTCGGCGGACCGATCGCCCTGGTCCGCGACGGCGACTGGATTCAAATCGACCTTGAGGCATGCCGGCTTCAGCTCGAAATTGCCGACGAAGAGTTGACCGCGCGACGGGCCGCCTGGCGGCCGCGGCCGGCAAACCTCCGAGGCTACCTTGCCCGTTATGCGGCAATGGTCACCTCCGCCAGCCACGGCGCGGTTCTGAAGCCCGTTTCATAA
- the ispD gene encoding 2-C-methyl-D-erythritol 4-phosphate cytidylyltransferase, whose product MNFPDLGMVIVAGGSSRRYGSGNKLLENLDGIPLFLHSVRQFSPCCAAGGLVLVTPEAEQECFADWLRRDLPGRAVKLVTGGAVRSESVRNGLNALPPGLSLVAGHDAARPLATPALLARCVEAARRCGGAVPGRPVVDTLKAVDESGHVVETVDRGRLRRVETPQVFQFELLREAWRRAGEAGMEFTDDAAVMEFAGFPVEVVTHASDNLKITYPEDLAYLRWRFQSDQ is encoded by the coding sequence ATGAATTTTCCGGACCTGGGAATGGTGATTGTCGCCGGCGGCAGCAGCCGGCGGTATGGTTCCGGCAACAAATTGCTGGAAAACCTCGATGGTATACCGCTGTTTCTGCATTCGGTACGGCAATTTTCGCCGTGTTGTGCTGCCGGGGGGCTGGTGCTGGTGACGCCGGAAGCGGAGCAGGAGTGCTTTGCCGATTGGTTGCGGCGTGATTTGCCGGGCCGGGCGGTCAAACTGGTCACCGGCGGTGCGGTGCGGTCGGAATCGGTGCGCAATGGTTTGAACGCCTTGCCGCCGGGGCTTTCCCTGGTGGCGGGTCACGATGCCGCCCGGCCGTTGGCGACGCCGGCGTTGTTGGCGCGCTGTGTCGAAGCGGCCCGGCGTTGCGGCGGCGCGGTGCCGGGCCGGCCGGTTGTCGATACGCTGAAAGCGGTCGATGAAAGCGGCCATGTGGTGGAGACGGTCGACCGCGGCCGGTTGCGTCGGGTGGAGACGCCGCAGGTGTTTCAGTTCGAATTGCTTCGGGAGGCCTGGCGGCGGGCCGGGGAGGCCGGAATGGAATTTACCGACGATGCGGCGGTGATGGAATTTGCCGGGTTCCCGGTGGAGGTGGTGACTCATGCGTCGGACAACCTGAAAATCACCTATCCGGAAGACCTCGCCTATCTGCGCTGGCGCTTCCAAAGTGATCAATAA
- a CDS encoding division/cell wall cluster transcriptional repressor MraZ → MEELIFFGEKQHALDAQCRLSIPGEWRRREGETRLILIPTPGESLLLFPFESFQDFLVKARSISFSDPAAQKALARLGARSRDCRCDKQGRIKLEREMLNRIGIQTQVCLIGAVTHIRLCAPEIWEKLQYEDEESCFAELQKIGENNPDLARLFQGTIGR, encoded by the coding sequence ATGGAAGAGCTAATATTTTTTGGAGAAAAACAACATGCGCTGGATGCCCAGTGCCGTCTCTCCATTCCCGGCGAATGGCGGCGGCGTGAAGGCGAGACCAGGCTGATTCTGATCCCGACGCCGGGCGAATCGCTGTTGCTCTTCCCGTTTGAATCGTTCCAGGATTTTCTGGTCAAAGCGCGGAGCATCTCGTTTTCCGACCCGGCCGCCCAGAAAGCGCTGGCCCGGCTTGGCGCCCGGTCGCGCGATTGCCGCTGCGACAAACAGGGGCGGATCAAACTGGAGCGGGAAATGCTCAACCGGATCGGCATTCAAACCCAGGTCTGTCTGATCGGCGCGGTGACCCATATCCGGCTCTGCGCGCCGGAAATCTGGGAAAAATTACAATACGAAGACGAAGAGAGCTGTTTCGCCGAATTGCAGAAAATCGGTGAAAACAATCCGGACCTGGCCCGGCTCTTCCAGGGGACGATCGGCCGATGA
- the rsmH gene encoding 16S rRNA (cytosine(1402)-N(4))-methyltransferase RsmH, whose product MKSYCPDDYVNPAEPWQHVPVLPREVADLLHFEGAARIVDGTLGNGGHSAILLQANPQLELLGIDRDGAALGRAEKRLAFAAGRVQLQRGAFSELKAIAAMAGWPNADGILLDIGVSSPQLDDGGRGFSWRSNGPLDMRMDNRSELTASRIVNRWTEAELARIFREYGEVRSAGKLAARLVERRNRQPFATTGELAAFVEEVLGRSRPGVLPTPTLVFQALRIAVNDELNELGKALEAALELLRPGGRLVVISFHSLEDRLVKNFFRERARGCICPPQLPVCVCGHRPELKLLTRHVVTVAEDELAANRRAASAKLRAAEKC is encoded by the coding sequence ATGAAATCCTATTGCCCCGACGATTATGTCAATCCGGCCGAGCCGTGGCAGCACGTGCCGGTACTGCCGCGCGAGGTGGCCGACCTGCTGCATTTTGAAGGCGCGGCCCGAATCGTCGACGGAACGCTCGGCAACGGCGGGCACAGCGCGATTCTGCTGCAGGCAAATCCGCAACTGGAACTGCTGGGAATCGACCGCGACGGCGCGGCGCTGGGCAGAGCCGAAAAACGGCTGGCTTTCGCCGCCGGCCGGGTGCAATTGCAGCGGGGCGCATTTTCGGAGCTCAAAGCAATCGCGGCAATGGCGGGCTGGCCGAACGCCGACGGCATTCTGCTGGACATCGGGGTTTCGTCGCCGCAACTGGACGACGGCGGCCGGGGGTTTTCCTGGCGGAGCAACGGACCGCTGGATATGCGGATGGACAACCGGAGCGAATTGACGGCCAGCCGGATCGTCAATCGCTGGACAGAAGCGGAATTGGCCCGGATTTTCCGGGAATACGGCGAAGTCCGCAGCGCCGGCAAACTGGCGGCGCGCCTCGTCGAACGGCGGAATCGGCAACCGTTTGCCACCACTGGCGAACTGGCCGCTTTCGTCGAGGAGGTACTGGGGCGTTCGCGGCCGGGCGTGCTACCGACCCCGACGCTGGTGTTTCAGGCGTTGCGTATCGCCGTCAACGACGAATTGAATGAATTGGGCAAGGCGCTGGAAGCGGCGCTGGAATTGTTGCGGCCGGGCGGACGGCTGGTAGTGATCAGCTTTCACTCGCTGGAGGACCGGCTGGTCAAGAATTTTTTCCGGGAACGGGCCAGAGGCTGTATCTGTCCGCCGCAGTTGCCGGTGTGCGTTTGCGGCCACCGGCCGGAACTGAAACTGCTGACCCGTCATGTGGTGACGGTGGCGGAAGACGAATTGGCGGCCAACCGCCGGGCAGCGTCGGCCAAATTGCGGGCGGCGGAAAAATGTTGA